One Pirellulales bacterium DNA window includes the following coding sequences:
- a CDS encoding sigma-70 family RNA polymerase sigma factor, whose product MEDEGTPSPDEAVDLADKEDVVDEDEDLRDDLAEVDADADSELQGDELLMANEDGESWSDDPVRMYLTQMGEIPLLTRSQEIALAKEIEVTRARFRRKLLECDYVIQDAVKVLRRVHAGELPFDRTVQVSVTDRLEKEQILGRFPHNLRTLDTLLRRNRHDYYLAFSKSRKLADRRHAWRRLGRRRLRTVRLVEELGLRTQRIELKIKTLEAFSRRVEELKHKIDAHKAAKGPAEERAAWLREFRNILRVTQETPSSLRRRVTYLRQIYAQYQRAKRGLSEGNLRLVVSIAKKYRNRGLSFLDLIQEGNAGLMRAVDKFEYRRGFKFCTYATWWIRQAITRAVADQSRTIRIPVHMVETMSKVRNVSRELLQELGREPTIEETARRAGTAIDEARRVLAMSRYPISLDRPVGNSEDSHFGDLLPDAGAESPAIGAAQEMLRGRINKVLKTLSYREREIIKLRYGLGDGYSYTLEEVGHIFKVTRERIRQIEAKAVRKLQQPSRSQELAGFLD is encoded by the coding sequence TTGGAAGACGAAGGGACTCCGAGCCCAGACGAAGCTGTCGATCTTGCGGACAAAGAAGACGTCGTCGATGAAGATGAAGACCTTCGCGACGACTTGGCCGAGGTGGATGCCGACGCAGACTCCGAGCTGCAAGGCGACGAGTTGCTGATGGCCAACGAAGACGGGGAATCGTGGTCCGACGACCCCGTGCGGATGTATCTGACGCAAATGGGCGAGATTCCGCTGTTGACGCGGAGTCAAGAAATCGCCTTGGCCAAGGAAATCGAGGTCACGCGGGCCCGTTTCCGCCGCAAGCTGCTGGAGTGCGACTACGTCATTCAAGACGCGGTCAAGGTCTTGCGGCGGGTGCATGCGGGCGAGTTGCCTTTCGACCGGACGGTGCAGGTCTCGGTGACCGACCGCCTGGAGAAAGAACAGATTCTCGGCCGCTTTCCGCACAACCTGCGGACGCTGGATACGCTGCTCAGGCGGAACCGGCACGATTACTACCTGGCCTTCAGCAAATCGCGAAAGTTGGCGGACCGCCGCCACGCCTGGCGGCGTCTCGGCCGCCGACGTTTGCGCACCGTGCGGTTGGTCGAAGAACTCGGCCTGCGGACCCAGCGGATCGAGTTGAAGATCAAGACGCTGGAAGCGTTCAGCCGCCGCGTCGAAGAGTTGAAGCACAAGATCGACGCTCACAAGGCGGCCAAAGGGCCGGCCGAAGAACGGGCCGCCTGGCTGAGGGAGTTCCGCAACATCCTGCGCGTCACGCAAGAGACGCCGAGCAGCCTCCGGCGGCGCGTCACCTACCTGCGGCAGATCTACGCTCAATACCAGCGGGCCAAGCGCGGCTTGTCGGAAGGCAACCTGCGGTTGGTGGTGTCGATCGCCAAAAAGTATCGCAACCGCGGCTTGAGCTTCTTGGATTTGATTCAAGAGGGCAACGCCGGCCTGATGCGGGCGGTCGACAAGTTCGAGTATCGGCGGGGGTTCAAGTTCTGCACCTACGCCACCTGGTGGATTCGCCAGGCGATCACCCGCGCCGTGGCCGATCAGAGCCGCACCATCCGCATTCCCGTACACATGGTCGAGACCATGTCGAAGGTGCGGAACGTCTCGCGCGAGTTGCTTCAAGAGCTGGGACGCGAGCCGACGATCGAAGAAACGGCCCGTAGGGCCGGCACGGCCATCGACGAAGCCCGTCGCGTGTTGGCGATGAGCCGTTATCCGATCAGCCTCGACCGGCCCGTCGGCAACAGCGAAGACAGCCACTTCGGCGACTTGCTGCCCGATGCCGGGGCCGAAAGTCCGGCCATCGGCGCCGCCCAGGAGATGCTCCGCGGCCGGATCAACAAGGTGCTCAAGACGCTCAGTTATCGGGAGCGCGAGATCATCAAGTTGCGTTACGGCCTGGGCGACGGCTACAGCTATACGCTGGAAGAAGTCGGTCACATCTTCAAAGTGACCCGCGAGCGAATCCGGCAGATCGAGGCCAAGGCCGTACGCAAGCTGCAGCAGCCCAGCCGCAGCCAGGAGTTGGCGGGCTTCCTCGATTGA
- the thpR gene encoding RNA 2',3'-cyclic phosphodiesterase, whose amino-acid sequence MTRSLRTFIAAEMSAEVRGRARQLISRLQATEAKITWVKPDAMHLTFKFLGEIDLVDIPAVCQAVTGAVAEIPPFEIEVRGAGAFPTVVRPRTIWLGVGQGEAELIELQAAIERALAGLGFRQELRRFRPHLTLGRVRGGRDLQQLGQLVAEQADFVGGVSSVNEVVVFSSELEAAGPLHEPLAVAPLNG is encoded by the coding sequence ATGACCCGCTCGTTACGCACGTTCATTGCCGCCGAGATGTCTGCCGAAGTCCGCGGCCGCGCCCGGCAGCTCATCAGCCGCCTGCAAGCCACCGAGGCGAAAATAACGTGGGTCAAGCCCGATGCCATGCACTTGACGTTCAAGTTTCTCGGCGAAATCGACCTGGTCGACATCCCTGCTGTTTGCCAGGCGGTGACCGGCGCGGTCGCGGAGATTCCGCCGTTTGAAATCGAGGTCCGCGGCGCCGGAGCTTTTCCGACCGTCGTCCGGCCGCGCACGATCTGGCTGGGAGTCGGGCAAGGCGAAGCGGAATTGATCGAGTTGCAGGCAGCGATCGAACGAGCACTGGCGGGCTTGGGCTTCCGCCAGGAACTGCGGCGGTTTCGTCCGCACCTGACGTTGGGACGTGTCCGCGGCGGACGCGACTTGCAGCAGCTCGGCCAGCTTGTCGCCGAGCAGGCCGACTTCGTGGGCGGAGTGTCGAGCGTCAATGAAGTCGTGGTCTTTTCCAGCGAGCTGGAGGCCGCGGGCCCGCTGCACGAGCCGCTCGCCGTCGCGCCGCTCAATGGATGA
- a CDS encoding PfkB family carbohydrate kinase — translation MPLLVVGSIALDSVETPTERRDDVLGGSAVYFSYAASYFTPVRLVGVVGEDWPAEHTELLMDRRIDTSGLEVVAGAKTFRWRGKYLPNMNDRETLEVHLNVFGDFNPKLPEAFRGSRYLFLANGSPLLQMRVLDQVPDAQLCVADTMDLWINIQHDELLALLRRLDGIVLNDSEARLLTDDENLVRAGHRVREMGPKFVVIKKGEHGAMFFSRDETYVMPAYPTPHVVDPTGAGDSFAGGMMGYLAECGNFDPRTLKTALAYGTVVASFNVEAFSLERMRQIDRSEIDERLEEYRRMLTF, via the coding sequence ATGCCTCTGCTCGTCGTCGGCTCGATCGCCTTGGACAGTGTCGAAACGCCCACCGAGCGGCGCGACGACGTGCTGGGCGGATCGGCCGTTTACTTTTCCTACGCCGCCAGCTACTTCACGCCGGTCCGATTGGTGGGCGTCGTCGGTGAAGATTGGCCGGCCGAGCATACCGAACTGCTCATGGACCGGCGCATCGACACCTCCGGACTGGAGGTGGTCGCCGGAGCCAAGACGTTTCGCTGGCGCGGCAAGTATCTGCCCAACATGAACGACCGCGAAACGCTGGAAGTGCATCTGAACGTGTTCGGCGATTTCAATCCCAAGCTGCCCGAAGCGTTTCGCGGCAGCCGCTATTTGTTCCTGGCCAACGGCTCGCCGCTGTTGCAAATGCGCGTGCTGGATCAAGTGCCCGACGCCCAGTTGTGCGTGGCCGACACGATGGATCTGTGGATCAACATCCAACACGACGAATTGTTGGCGCTGCTGCGCCGGCTGGACGGCATCGTGCTCAACGATAGCGAGGCGCGGCTGCTGACCGACGACGAAAACCTGGTTCGGGCAGGCCACCGCGTCCGCGAGATGGGACCGAAATTCGTGGTCATCAAGAAGGGCGAGCATGGGGCGATGTTTTTCAGCCGCGACGAGACCTACGTCATGCCCGCCTACCCCACCCCGCACGTCGTCGATCCCACCGGGGCCGGCGACAGCTTCGCGGGCGGCATGATGGGCTACCTGGCCGAGTGCGGCAACTTCGATCCACGGACGCTGAAGACCGCGCTGGCCTATGGCACGGTGGTTGCCAGCTTCAATGTGGAAGCATTCAGCCTCGAACGGATGCGGCAGATCGACCGGTCCGAGATCGACGAGCGGCTGGAAGAGTATCGCCGGATGCTGACGTTCTAA
- a CDS encoding DUF1553 domain-containing protein, protein MACARYVLAALIAVGAASTARAASTAGDHKFPTKQELDFFEKKIRPVLVRNCYECHSGDVKKAKGSFVLDTRAGLRKGGESGAAIVPDHPDDSLLIEAIRYDGLQMPPSGKMSDEVIDDLVKWVEMGAPDPRVPRPARKGLNLAEARKWWSFQKPKAAPPPEVSDTSWPRSDIDRFVLATLEKAGLRPVGDADSESLLRRVTFDLTGLPPTPEEIDAFLRGPSESAYQAVVDKLLDSPRFGERWGRHWLDVARFGESAGKERNAPFKYAWRYRDYVIDSFNSDKPYDRFLTEQLAGDLLPAKTTAERNSLLVATGFLAIGPKGLNEKNQEQYRMDVIDDQIDATTRGILAITVACARCHDHKFDPISSADYYALAGIFHSTETLAGVEPAKNKEFVSDKALLTLADPTQSDRVTAAEARKELDRRAEKAAIQSQLNSLRAEVKKLAGLPKKPQKGKRKSAFIAGPGQQMKAIRAQIKQFEARLAELNEVAAPSGEKAMGVRDAALPSNCRVLNRGDLKDTGPEVLRGVPTVLRTIQANHINPAHSGRLEMAHWIASPDNPLTARVMVNRVWQHLFGTGLVPSVDNFGALGDEPSHPALLDTLAVQFVQEGWSVKRLIRSLVLSRVYCLSSDHQAANYAVDPANRLLWRMERRRLDAEEIHDAILAASGQLDLERPDGSPVMSMDGDGKKNNKDDKMKDALAELSNHRAVYLPMYRGNVPEGLAVFDMADPSLIVGKREVTTVATQALFLMNSPFVMQQSAQMARRLFERHDLKDAGRIELAYRLALGRRPSAKEASRIEAFLKDYRRTLGKQGDGDHVRGAAWASVCQALFASAEFRYLY, encoded by the coding sequence ATGGCCTGCGCCCGCTATGTTCTTGCCGCCCTGATTGCGGTTGGTGCCGCCTCGACGGCGCGCGCGGCCTCGACCGCCGGCGACCACAAGTTCCCCACGAAGCAGGAGCTCGACTTCTTCGAGAAGAAAATTCGCCCGGTGCTGGTGCGAAACTGCTACGAGTGCCACTCCGGCGACGTCAAGAAAGCCAAGGGCAGCTTCGTGCTCGATACTCGGGCCGGCCTGCGCAAGGGAGGCGAGTCGGGCGCGGCGATCGTTCCCGACCATCCCGACGACAGTCTGCTCATCGAGGCCATCCGGTACGACGGCCTGCAGATGCCGCCTTCCGGCAAGATGTCGGACGAAGTGATCGACGATCTGGTGAAGTGGGTGGAGATGGGCGCGCCCGATCCGCGCGTGCCGCGACCGGCCCGTAAGGGCCTGAATCTGGCCGAAGCCCGCAAGTGGTGGTCGTTCCAAAAGCCCAAGGCCGCGCCGCCGCCGGAAGTGTCGGACACGTCATGGCCCCGCAGCGACATCGACCGTTTCGTGCTGGCGACGCTCGAAAAGGCAGGGCTCAGGCCGGTGGGTGACGCTGATTCCGAATCGCTGCTGCGGCGAGTCACCTTCGACCTGACCGGTCTGCCGCCCACGCCGGAAGAGATCGACGCCTTTTTGCGCGGGCCGTCGGAGAGCGCCTATCAGGCCGTGGTCGACAAGCTGCTCGATTCGCCCCGCTTCGGCGAGCGCTGGGGCCGGCACTGGCTCGACGTGGCCCGCTTCGGCGAATCGGCCGGCAAAGAGCGCAACGCGCCGTTCAAATATGCCTGGCGATACCGCGATTACGTCATCGACTCGTTCAACTCCGACAAACCCTACGACCGCTTCCTGACCGAGCAGTTGGCCGGCGACCTGCTGCCCGCCAAAACGACGGCCGAGCGAAACAGCCTGCTGGTCGCCACCGGGTTCCTGGCAATCGGACCGAAGGGGTTGAATGAGAAGAACCAAGAGCAGTATCGCATGGATGTGATTGACGACCAGATCGACGCCACCACGCGCGGCATCCTGGCGATCACGGTGGCCTGCGCGCGTTGCCACGACCATAAGTTCGACCCGATTTCGAGCGCCGACTATTACGCCCTGGCCGGCATTTTTCACAGCACCGAGACGCTGGCGGGCGTCGAGCCGGCCAAGAACAAGGAGTTCGTCAGCGACAAGGCCCTCTTGACCTTGGCCGATCCGACGCAGTCGGATCGAGTGACGGCGGCCGAAGCGCGCAAAGAATTGGACCGCCGGGCCGAAAAAGCCGCGATCCAAAGCCAACTCAACTCGTTGCGTGCCGAGGTGAAAAAACTGGCCGGCCTGCCCAAAAAGCCTCAGAAGGGGAAGCGGAAGTCGGCCTTCATCGCCGGACCCGGCCAGCAGATGAAGGCGATCCGCGCCCAGATTAAGCAGTTCGAGGCGCGGCTGGCGGAGTTGAACGAGGTCGCGGCCCCGTCGGGCGAAAAGGCGATGGGCGTGCGCGACGCCGCCCTGCCCAGCAACTGCCGCGTGCTCAATCGCGGCGACCTGAAAGACACGGGGCCCGAAGTGTTGCGCGGCGTGCCCACGGTGTTGCGCACCATCCAGGCCAATCACATCAATCCGGCCCACAGCGGCCGGCTGGAAATGGCCCACTGGATCGCCAGCCCCGACAACCCGCTCACCGCGCGCGTGATGGTCAACCGCGTCTGGCAGCATCTCTTCGGCACGGGGCTGGTGCCGAGCGTCGACAACTTCGGTGCGCTGGGCGACGAGCCGAGCCATCCCGCGCTGCTCGACACGCTGGCCGTGCAGTTCGTACAGGAAGGCTGGTCGGTCAAGCGGCTCATTCGTTCGCTGGTGCTGAGCCGCGTGTATTGCCTGAGCAGCGACCACCAGGCGGCCAACTACGCGGTCGATCCCGCAAACCGGCTGCTCTGGCGCATGGAGCGCCGCCGGCTCGATGCCGAGGAAATCCACGACGCCATTCTCGCCGCCAGCGGTCAGCTCGATCTGGAGCGGCCCGACGGGTCGCCCGTCATGAGCATGGACGGCGATGGCAAGAAGAACAACAAAGATGACAAGATGAAGGACGCGCTGGCTGAGTTGTCGAACCACCGCGCCGTGTATCTGCCGATGTATCGAGGCAACGTGCCCGAAGGCCTGGCGGTGTTCGACATGGCCGATCCCAGCCTGATTGTCGGCAAGCGCGAGGTGACGACGGTCGCCACGCAGGCCCTGTTCTTGATGAACAGCCCGTTCGTGATGCAGCAGTCGGCCCAAATGGCCCGGCGGCTGTTCGAGCGGCACGACCTGAAAGACGCGGGGCGGATCGAGTTGGCGTATCGCTTGGCCTTGGGCCGACGGCCCAGCGCCAAGGAGGCGTCGCGGATCGAGGCATTTTTGAAAGATTATCGCCGAACGCTGGGCAAACAGGGCGACGGCGACCACGTTCGCGGGGCGGCCTGGGCCAGCGTGTGCCAGGCGCTGTTTGCCAGCGCGGAGTTCAGGTATTTGTATTAA
- a CDS encoding DUF1501 domain-containing protein: MEPFFATRRLSRRELLQTASCGFGYLALASLSTELSAAESSNPLAPKPPHFPPRAKRVIFLYMAGAPSHVDTFDYKPQLAKDDGKPAPGKGNRKLLKSPFVFQQHGKSGLWLPEIFPELAKHADDLCLLNSLHTDLPNHPQASVQLHTGNFQQTRPSMGAWTLYGLGTENQELPGFITINPPGGSGGAVNYGSAFLPAAYQGTRIGGEGGKRAAERLANLENPRLSSELQRKELDLLQDLNRHRLAKDEVNTELEGVIESYELAFRMEGAVPQVMDYSNESHSTLSAYGIGEKRSDAFGKQCLLARRFAEAGVRFIELSLGGWDQHKDLKARLTANAHAIDKPIAALLQDLKQRGLLKDTLLVWGGEFGRTPGAQNSNGRDHNAKGFSMWMAGGGVKGGFRYGATDEYGIEAAKDPMHIHDLHATILYLLGLDHERLTYRYSGRDFKLTDTAGIVAKGVLA; encoded by the coding sequence ATGGAACCCTTTTTCGCCACGCGCCGGCTTTCACGCCGCGAGCTATTGCAAACGGCCTCTTGCGGCTTCGGCTATCTGGCGCTGGCCAGCCTCTCGACGGAGTTGTCGGCGGCCGAATCGTCGAACCCGCTGGCGCCCAAGCCGCCGCACTTTCCGCCGCGGGCCAAGCGGGTGATCTTCCTCTATATGGCCGGAGCGCCTTCGCACGTCGACACCTTCGATTACAAACCCCAGCTTGCCAAAGACGACGGCAAGCCCGCGCCCGGCAAAGGCAACCGCAAGCTCCTCAAATCGCCGTTCGTTTTCCAGCAACACGGCAAAAGCGGCCTGTGGCTGCCGGAAATCTTTCCGGAGCTGGCCAAGCACGCCGACGACCTCTGCCTGCTCAACAGCCTGCACACCGACCTGCCCAACCACCCGCAAGCCAGCGTGCAGCTTCATACGGGCAACTTTCAGCAGACTCGGCCCTCGATGGGCGCCTGGACGCTGTACGGCCTGGGCACCGAGAACCAGGAGCTGCCCGGCTTCATCACCATCAATCCGCCGGGCGGATCGGGTGGTGCGGTGAACTACGGCAGCGCTTTCCTGCCGGCGGCCTATCAGGGCACGCGCATCGGCGGCGAGGGCGGCAAACGGGCCGCCGAGCGGCTGGCCAACCTCGAGAACCCGCGGCTGTCGTCCGAGCTGCAACGCAAGGAGCTCGATCTGCTGCAGGACCTCAACCGACATCGGCTGGCGAAAGACGAGGTCAACACCGAGTTGGAAGGCGTAATCGAGTCGTACGAGCTGGCCTTCCGTATGGAAGGCGCGGTGCCGCAGGTAATGGACTATAGCAACGAGTCGCATTCGACGCTCAGTGCGTACGGAATCGGCGAAAAAAGGAGCGACGCCTTCGGCAAGCAGTGCCTGCTGGCCCGGCGGTTTGCCGAGGCGGGAGTAAGGTTCATCGAACTTTCGCTGGGAGGCTGGGACCAGCACAAGGACCTCAAAGCCCGCCTGACGGCCAACGCCCACGCCATCGACAAGCCGATCGCGGCGCTCCTTCAAGACCTGAAACAGCGGGGCCTGTTGAAAGACACGTTGCTCGTTTGGGGCGGCGAGTTCGGCCGCACGCCGGGAGCGCAGAACTCCAACGGCCGCGACCACAACGCCAAGGGCTTTTCGATGTGGATGGCGGGAGGAGGCGTCAAAGGCGGTTTCCGCTATGGGGCCACGGATGAATATGGCATCGAAGCGGCGAAGGACCCCATGCACATCCACGACTTGCACGCCACGATACTTTACCTGCTCGGCCTCGACCACGAGCGGCTGACGTATCGTTACAGCGGCCGCGACTTCAAGCTCACCGACACGGCCGGCATTGTGGCCAAGGGCGTGCTGGCGTAA
- a CDS encoding S8 family serine peptidase: MSVRKRAGLSSGGKHGAVTNRVELAIEQLEDLSLLSTTPAATAQTDWRDETYSIGSVDQQVYSGDLAQASGTTGSALPLIGGTQEQQQYGYNGAGYSIAILDTGIDYNNPAFAGRYLGGWNFVANNNNPMDDNGHGTHVAGIIASADPNHLGVAPGVNIIALKVLDSTGTGSFGNVDLALQWVAQHQQQYHIAAVNMSLGAGNFASTEPWTMLDSDLETLRNDGVFVAASSGNSYYSYGSQPGLAFPAINNLVVSVGAVWNGNYGSVTWADGAQDYTTASDQITSFTQRSLQLDILAPGAFITSTYLNDTFATMAGTSMASPVVAAAAVDIREALDSVGRDSQATPQEILSIMQGTGVSIVDAGHGQDNVTHTGETYQRLDLLNAIQSIVGAGSTPAPSPPSQPTPSPTPTDPTSSYVDAIYREVLGRAVDPAGLSTWVHDLESGLSRYDFVRALWDSAEHRAQEVEADYQEFLHRSAGPADVNYWVGVFERGASETAVAGAFMYSPEYLYSHADNAGFIQEVFQDQLGRTADGGSVSALSNALNAGMSRIQLVNLVLDSPERTDHVIEGYYEQYLGRSGSAAELQGWSEMVDAGLFDFESVAEQFLSSNEYFNAASAHDHSAAFELFDTIDELVASAAGVPTANPPAESATLGNPQPTADASVPAVQTAASPLRSDLMG, translated from the coding sequence ATGTCCGTCCGCAAGCGCGCTGGCTTGTCCAGCGGCGGCAAACATGGCGCCGTTACGAATCGCGTTGAACTCGCTATCGAGCAGCTCGAAGACTTGTCGCTGCTCAGCACCACCCCCGCGGCCACCGCCCAGACCGATTGGCGGGATGAAACGTACTCCATCGGCAGCGTCGACCAACAGGTCTACAGCGGCGATCTGGCCCAGGCCAGCGGAACGACCGGCAGTGCCCTGCCCTTGATCGGCGGAACGCAAGAGCAGCAGCAATACGGCTATAACGGGGCCGGCTATTCCATCGCCATTCTCGACACGGGCATCGACTACAACAATCCGGCCTTCGCCGGGCGCTACCTCGGCGGCTGGAACTTCGTCGCCAACAACAACAACCCGATGGACGACAACGGCCACGGCACCCACGTGGCCGGCATCATCGCCAGCGCCGACCCCAACCACCTGGGCGTCGCGCCCGGCGTGAACATCATCGCGCTGAAAGTGCTCGACAGCACCGGCACGGGCAGCTTCGGCAACGTCGACCTGGCCTTGCAGTGGGTCGCTCAACACCAGCAGCAATACCATATCGCCGCCGTCAACATGTCGCTGGGCGCCGGCAACTTCGCCAGCACCGAGCCGTGGACGATGCTCGACTCCGACCTGGAGACGCTGCGAAACGACGGCGTGTTCGTGGCGGCCTCGTCGGGCAACAGCTACTACTCTTACGGCAGCCAGCCGGGGCTGGCCTTCCCGGCCATCAACAACCTGGTGGTGTCGGTCGGGGCGGTCTGGAACGGCAACTACGGTTCGGTCACCTGGGCCGACGGCGCCCAAGACTACACGACCGCTTCCGACCAGATCACCAGCTTCACGCAACGCAGCTTGCAGCTCGACATTCTGGCCCCCGGCGCCTTTATCACCTCGACGTATTTGAACGACACCTTTGCCACGATGGCCGGCACGTCGATGGCCTCGCCCGTCGTCGCCGCGGCCGCCGTCGATATCAGGGAGGCGCTCGACTCCGTCGGCCGCGACAGCCAGGCCACGCCGCAGGAAATCTTGTCGATCATGCAAGGCACCGGCGTGAGCATCGTCGATGCGGGGCATGGCCAAGACAACGTGACGCACACGGGCGAAACCTACCAACGGCTCGACCTGCTGAACGCCATTCAGTCGATCGTCGGAGCGGGGAGCACGCCAGCGCCCAGTCCGCCCTCGCAGCCTACGCCGTCGCCTACGCCGACCGATCCCACCTCGTCGTATGTGGACGCCATCTATCGCGAGGTCTTGGGGCGTGCGGTCGACCCCGCCGGCCTGAGCACATGGGTTCACGACTTGGAATCGGGCCTGTCGCGGTACGATTTTGTCCGCGCGTTGTGGGATTCGGCCGAGCACCGGGCCCAAGAGGTTGAGGCCGACTACCAAGAGTTCCTGCACCGCTCGGCCGGCCCCGCCGACGTGAACTACTGGGTGGGCGTGTTTGAACGCGGCGCCAGCGAGACGGCGGTGGCCGGTGCGTTCATGTACTCGCCCGAATACCTCTATTCCCACGCCGACAACGCGGGCTTCATCCAAGAGGTGTTTCAAGACCAGCTAGGCCGCACCGCCGACGGCGGCAGCGTGAGCGCGCTCAGCAACGCATTGAACGCGGGAATGAGCCGCATTCAGCTCGTCAATCTGGTGCTCGACTCGCCCGAACGGACCGACCATGTGATCGAAGGGTATTACGAGCAGTACCTGGGCCGTAGCGGCAGCGCCGCCGAGCTGCAAGGCTGGAGCGAGATGGTCGATGCGGGGTTGTTTGATTTCGAATCGGTGGCCGAGCAGTTCCTGTCGTCGAACGAGTATTTCAACGCAGCCAGCGCCCACGACCATTCCGCCGCCTTCGAGTTGTTCGACACGATCGACGAACTGGTCGCCAGCGCGGCCGGCGTACCGACGGCGAATCCTCCGGCTGAAAGTGCCACGCTCGGCAATCCGCAACCTACGGCCGACGCGAGCGTTCCCGCAGTGCAGACAGCGGCGAGTCCGCTGCGCAGCGACCTGATGGGTTAG